DNA from Vigna unguiculata cultivar IT97K-499-35 unplaced genomic scaffold, ASM411807v1 contig_704, whole genome shotgun sequence:
ttaattctattttttttaattttagaaaatgatactttagtaatattttattaactttttttttctatggcacaagatttcaattgaaaatcatttaaaacttatcaaattatgtttttaagataaaagattttatttttctttcaagatataacaagttattcttttaaagatgtaaaaagataaaagatataactagaagataaaattcaatcaatgcaATGCAATAACGTCACTCTATAAATTAAGGTAACATTGGAGCATTTATacattgaagttttttttttctcttctcaatTTTACTTGAGTTGAAGTTTTCAATTCTCGGTCATTCAAAATGCCGGGAGCTTTCATCTCAAGTGGCCCTTCAGAATCAAAGAACTATCCAGGAAAACTTACTGTTCGGGTGTTCGTAGCATGCTTCGTAGCTGCATTTGGAGGATTGATATTTGGCTACGACCTTGGCATATCTGGtatacatttcatatatatatatatatatatatatatatatatatatatatatatatatatttcggaACATGTTTTTCTTACATCTTATCATTATAGTTTTGGTTACAAAAGAGATAAATATGTGTAGGTGGTGTGACTTCTATGGATCCGTTTCTGAAGAAATTCTTTCCTGAAGTGTATGCAAAGGAGAACAATATAAAGCCCTCTGATAACCAATACTGCAAATTCGATAGCCAAACATTAACGTTGTTTACATCATCTTTGTATTTGGCTGCACTTGTTGCCTCGGTGTTAGCATCCACTGTGACTCAACTCACCGGAAGGCGAGCTATCATGTTTTGTGGCGGTATGCTCTTTCTTGCTGGTGCTCTATTGAATGGCTTCGCTCAACATGTTTGGATGCTCATTGTTGGTCGCATTCTACTTGGCTTCGGAATTGGATGCGCCAATCAGGTTATAAACATACATATTTGTTATATtctctttgaaaagaaaaacattcctTATATTTCGTATTATGGTACATAAAATGCTAACGCAATAAAGTTGTGTGGACAGTCTGTGCCAATCTATATGTCTGAGGTTGCTCCCTACAAGTACCGAGGAGCACTTAATATGATGTTCCAATTGGCAATCACTATTGGTATATTTGTTGCCAATGTTCTTAACTACATTTTTGCCAAAATGGAGAATGGGGAAGGATGGCGGTATAGCTTGGGTTGTGCAATAGTTCCTGCTATCATGATCATGTTTGGTGCAATCATTCTTCCAGATTCACCGAGTTCCTTAATTGAACGTGGTCTTGATGAGAAGGCCAAGAAGGAACTTATCAAAATTCGAGGAACCACGGACATTGATCAAGAGTTTGAGGATCTTATGGCAGCGAGTGAATCCTCCAAAGCAGTGAAACACCCTTGGGTCTCTTTGTTGAAGAGACAATATAGACCTCAACTCACGTTTGCCATAGCCATTCCCTTCTTCCAACAACTCACTGGCATGAACGTGATAATGTTTTATGCTCCTATTTTGTTTAAAACCATTGGTTTTGGAGCCACTGCTTCTCTCATGTCGGCCATGATCATCGGCGCTTGCAACGCAATTGCCACTCTAGTCTCCATATTCACTGTTGACAAGTTCAGGAGACGTACCCTTTTCTTAGAAGGAGGGGCACAAATGCTTATCTGTCaggtaacattttctttttccgaCATAATCTTTGTGAAAATCTTCAAACtctttttattgatatattataattaatattgtatttttatttggtttggtGTAGATTCTGATAGCTATGGCGATTGGACTCAAATTTGGAATTGATGGAAACCCAGGAGTGTTGCCAAAGTGGTATGCTATCATGGTTGTGTGCGGCATATGTATCTACGTTGCAGGATTTGCATGGTCTTGGGGTCCTTTAGGGTGGTTGGTTCCGAGTGAAATTTTTCCGCTTGAGGTGCGATCAGCTGCACAAAGTGTTAATGTTTCTGTTAACATGATCTTTACCTTTGTCATTGCACAAATTTTCACCACAATGCTCTGTCACATGAAATTTGGACTCTTCATGTTCTTTGCATGCTTTGTCTTTGCGATGACAATATTCATCTTCAAACTTCTACCTGAGACTAAAGGGGTTCCCATCGAAGAAATGCACATTGTATGGCAGAGTCATCCCTACTGGAAAAAGTTTGTTACTCCAAACGCTTCTCCAGAATCCGTGTGTTAGAGGATGAACAATTGGTTATGGTTTTTTGTATTAAGACCATTGGtagtagattttttatttttttatttttggtttgatATTCTCAATTTCTTCCATGTAAGGGCTACCAATAATagtacattaatattattttctatgtttaacattttatgaataagttttatatattatgattagcacaaccattattataataatattttattctataatattttcttaattatcaataaaattacaaattattttcaagtaataaaaaataaaaatttaaatgaaatgatacaccATTGTAGTGTTTGTGTTTCAGTGAGTGTGTGTTGCTGTTAGAGTCATATTAGTGGTGTTTGTAGTTAAAAAGTTTTGTAGATTTTTAGCAAAACTTCAAACggccataacttttgctctggttatcgaAACAGgacaaattttatatcaatttggggtagaatttaataacattattttagtcCAACATAAgatttcaattagaaaatttaaattttatcaaattaaataaaaaaataactttttgattagatttttatttaatactacTGTTTATCTtctagaataatataatttagtaatattttatttacctttatttttataacacaagatttcaattaaaaaacttttaaattttataaaattaaatataaaaagatatttttctttagttttcaatttaaaatattttgaaaatatttcaatatctttattttttttctcatttttttaatttaattcaattaatataatactttaatgtaatttatttatttggaaacTTCGTTTCATTAATCTTTTTCTTACCTTCTTCCTGTAGTAAAAgatttcaactaaaaaaatttaaaatttcattaaattaaataaaagggcaaccttttatttttcttagtcaaaaatatttatctatttataaatatttctcaattttttcaatacaaatatactacaagttttttaattaattatatattttattctttagaaaaccatattttactaatttcttattaattttttttatatcacaatattggaattaaaaaactttaaaattttatcaaattaaataaaaaaaaattatttggttttgaatttaaaatgttttgaaaatattcatgcatttttttaatttattttgacatatttttaatataattttattataagatttttatttaattctattatctttatcttttagaaaagattatttgaatgatattttccttatcttcttccttgtagtacaatatttcaattagaaaacttaaaatgttatcaaattaaataaaaaataataatcttttctatttttaatttaaaatgctttttaaatatgtatttatggttgaatatttctcatatatttatatttttttattttttagacaatgataattttactaatatttcatgatcttatttttttattatgttagatttcaattatgaaactaaaaaaaattatcaaaacaattaaaaaagatactttttatttattttgaatttaaaatactttgaaaatgcttatgtatttttttatttttttctcattttttaatataattctattataagatttttaaattttctatttttttaatatttctcccttaagatttttagaaaacttgatgttattaatattttttcttatcttctttctatatcacaagatttcaattaaaacaatttaaaattttatccaataaaataaaaaagtaacttttttattttattttttagtttaaaatattgatctatttttaaatatttctcattttttaaatataattatactataagatttttagttaattctatttcttttaattttagaaaatgatactttagtaatattttattaactttttttttctatggcacaagatttcaattgaaaatcatttaaaacttatcaaattatgtttttaagataaaagattttatttttctttcaagatataacaagttattcttttaaagatgtaaaaagataaaagatataactagaagataaaattcaatcaatgcaATGCAATAACGTCACTCTATAAATTAAGGTAACATTGGAGCATTGATacattgaagttttttttttctcttctcaatTTTACTTGAGTTGAAGTTTTCAATTCTCGGTCATTCAAAATGCCGGGAGCTTTCATCTCAAGTGGCCCTTCAGAATCAAAGAACTATCCAGGAAAACTTACTGTTCGGGTGTTCGTAGCATGCTTCGTAGCTGCATTTGGAGGATTGATATTTGGCTACGACCTTGGCATATCTggtatacattttcatatatatatatatatatatatatatatatatatatatatatatatatatattttggaacatGTTTTTCTTACATCTTATCATTATAGTTTTGGTTACAAAAGAGATAAATATGTGTAGGTGGTGTGACTTCTATGGATCCGTTTCTGAAGAAATTCTTTCCTGAAGTGTATGCAAAGGAGAACAATATAAAGCCCTCTGATAACCAATACTGCAAATTCGATAGCCAAACATTAACGTTGTTTACATCATCTTTGTATTTGGCTGCACTTGTTGCCTCGGTGTTAGCATCCACTGTGACTCGACTCACCGGAAGGCGAGCTATCATGTTTTGTGGCGGTCTGCTCTTTCTTGCTGGTGCTCTATTGAATGGCTTCGCTCAACATGTTTGGATGCTCATTGTTGGTCGCATTCTACTTGGCTTCGGAATTGGATGCGCCAATCAGGTTATAAACATACATATTTGTTATATtctctttgaaaagaaaaacattcctTATATTTCGTATTATGGTACATAAAATGCTAACGCAATAAAGTTGTGTGGACAGTCTGTGCCAATCTATATGTCTGAGGTTGCTCCCTACAAGTACCGAGGAGCACTTAATATGATGTTCCAATTGGCAATCACTATTGGTATCTTTGTTGCCAATGTTCTTAACTACATTTTTGCCAAAATGGAGAATGGGGAAGGATGGCGGTATAGCTTGGGTTGTGCAATAGTTCCTGCTATCATGATCATGTTTGGTGCAATCATTCTTCCAGATTCACCGAGTTCCTTAATTGAACGTGGTCTTGATGAGAAGGCCAAGAAGGAACTTATCAAAATTCGAGGAACCACGGACATTGATCAAGAGTTTGAGGATCTTATGGCAGCGAGTGAATCCTCCAAAGCAGTGAAACACCCTTGGGTCTCTTTGTTGAAGAGACAATATAGACCTCAACTCGCGTTTGCCATAGCCATTCCCTTCTTCCAACAACTCACTGGCATGAACGTGATAATGTTTTATGCTCCTATTTTGTTTAAAACCATTGGTTTTGGAGCCACTGCTTCTCTCATGTCGGCCATGATCATCGGCGCTTGCAACGCAATTGCCACTCTAGTCTCCATATTCACTGTTGACAAGTTCGGGAGACGTACCCTTTTCTTAGAAGGAGGGGCACAAATGCTTATCTGTCaggtaacattttctttttccgaCATAATCTTTGTGAAAATCTTCAAACtctttttattgatatattataattaatattgtatttttatttggtttggtGTAGATTCTGATAGCTATGGCGATTGGACTCAAATTTGGAATTGATGGAAACCCAGGAGTGTTGCCAAAGTGGTATGCTATCATGGTTGTGTGCGGCATATGTATCTACGTTGCAGGATTTGCATGGTCTTGGGGTCCTTTAGGGTGGTTGGTTCCGAGTGAAATTTTTCCGCTTGAGGTGCGATCAGCTGCACAAAGTGTTAATGTTTCTGTTAACATGATCTTTACCTTTGTCATTGCACAAATTTTCACCACAATGCTCTGTCACATGAAATTTGGACTCTTCATGTTCTTTGCATGCTTTGTCTTTGCGATGACAATATTCATCTTCAAACTTCTACCTGAGACTAAAGGGGTTCCCATCGAAGAAATGCACATTGTATGGCAGAGTCATCCCTACTGGAAAAAGTTTGTTACTCCAAACGCTTCTCCAGAATCCGTGTGTTAGAGGATGAACAATTGGTTATGGTTTTTTGTATTAAGACCATTGGtagtagattttttatttttttatttttggtttgatATTCTCAATTTCTTCCATGTAAGGGCTACCAATAATagtacattaatattattttctatgtttaacattttatgaataagttttatatattatgattagcacaaccattattataataatattttattctataatattttcttaattatcaataaaattacaaattattttcaagtaataaaaaataaaaatttaaatgaaatgatacaaCCATTGTAGTGTCTGTGTTTCAGTGAGTGTGTGTTGCTGTTAGAGTCATATTAGTGGTGTTTGTAGTTAAAAAGTTTTGTAGATTTTTAGCAAAACTTCAAACggccataacttttgctctggttatcgaAACAGgacaaattttatatcaatttggggtagaatttaataacattattttagtcCAACATAAgatttcaattagaaaatttaaattttatcaaattaaataaaaaaataactttttgattagatttttatttaatactacTGTTTATCTtctagaataatataatttagtaatattttatttacctttatttttataacacaagatttcaattaaaaaacttttaaattttataaaattaaatataaaaagatatttttctttagttttcaatttaaaatattttgaaaatatttcaatatctttattttttttctcatttttttaatttaattcaattaatataatactttaatgtaatttatttatttggaaacTTCGTTTCATTAATCTTTTTCTTACCTTCTTCCTGTAGTAAAAgatttcaactaaaaaaatttaaaatttcattaaattaaataaaagggcaaccttttatttttcttagtcaaaaatatttatctatttataaatatttctcaattttttcaatacaaatatactacaagttttttaattaattatatattttattctttagaaaaccatattttactaatttcttattaatttttttatatcacaatattggaattaaaaaactttaaaattttatcaaattaaataaaaaaaattatttggttttgaatttaaaatgttttgaaaatattcatgcatttttttaatttattttgacatatttttaatataattttattataagatttttatttaattctattatctttatcttttagaaaagattatttgaatgatattttccttatcttcttccttgtagtacaatatttcaattagaaaacttaaaatgttatcaaattaaataaaaaataataatcttttctatttttaatttaaaatgctttttaaatatgtatttatggttgaatatttctcGATGTTtcgatatatttatatttttttattttttagacaatgataattttactaatatttcatgatcttatttttttattatgttagatttcaattatgaaactaaaaaaaattatcaaaacaattaaaaaagatactttttatttattttgaatttaaaatactttgaaaatgcttatgtatttttttatttttttctcattttttaatataattctattataagatttttaaattttctatttttttaatatttctcccttaagatttttagaaaacttgatgttattaatattttttcttatcttctttctatatcacaagatttcaattaaaacaatttaaaattttatccaataaaataaaaaagtaacttttttattttattttttagtttaaaatattgatctatttttaaatatttctcattttttaaatataattatactataagatttttagttaattctatttcttttaattttagaaaatgatactttagtaatattttattaactttttttttctatggcacaagatttcaattgaaaatcatttaaaacttatcaaattatgtttttaagataaaagattttatttttctttcaagatataacaagttattcttttaaagatgtaaaaagataaaagatataactagaagataaaattcaatcaatgcaATGCAATAACGTCACTCTATAAATTAAGGTAACATTGGAGCATTGATacattgaagttttttttttctcttctcaatTTTACTTGAGTTGAAGTTTTCAATTCTCGGTCATTCAAAATGCCGGGAGCTTTCATCTCAAGTGGCCCTTCAGAATCAAAGAACTATCCAGGAAAACTTACTGTTCGGGTGTTCGTAGCATGCTTCGTAGCTGCATTTGGAGGATTGATATTTGGCTACGACCTTGGCATATCTggtatacattttcatatatatatatatatatatatatatatatatatatttggaacATGTTTTTCTTACATCTTATCATTATAGTTTTGGTTACAAAAGAGATAAATATGTGTAGGTGGTGTGACTTCTATGGATCCGTTTCTGAAGAAATTCTTTCCTGAAGTGTATGCAAAGGAGAACAATATAAAGCCCTCTGATAACCAATACTGCAAATTCGATAGCCAAACATTAACGTTGTTTACATCATCTTTGTATTTGGCTGCACTTGTTGCCTCGGTGTTAGCATCCACTGTGACTCGACTCACCGGAAGGCGAGCTATCATGTTTTGTGGCGGTCTGCTCTTTCTTGCTGGTGCTCTATTGAATGGCTTCGCTCAACATGTTTGGATGCTCATTGTTGGTCGCATTCTACTTGGCTTCGGAATTGGATGCGCCAATCAGGTTATAAACATACATATTTGTTATATtctctttgaaaagaaaaacattcctTATATTTCGTATTATGGTACATAAAATGCTAACGCAATAAAGTTGTGTGGACAGTCTGTGCCAATCTATATGTCTGAGGTTGCTCCCTACAAGTACCGAGGAGCACTTAATATGATGTTCCAATTGGCAATCACTATTGGTATCTTTGTTGCCAATGTTCTTAACTACATTTTTGCCAAAATGGAGAATGGGGAAGGATGGCGGTATAGCTTGGGTTGTGCAATAGTTCCTGCTATCATGATCATGTTTGGTGCAATCATTCTTCCAGATTCACCGAGTTCCTTAATTGAACGTGGTCTTGATGAGAAGGCCAAGAAGGAACTTATCAAAATTCGAGGAACCACGGACATTGATCAAGAGTTTGAGGATCTTATGGCAGCGAGTGAATCCTCCAAAGCAGTGAAACACCCTTGGGTCTCTTTGTTGAAGAGACAATATAGACCTCAACTCGCGTTTGCCATAGCCATTCCCTTCTTCCAACAACTCACTGGCATGAACGTGATAATGTTTTATGCTCCTATTTTGTTTAAAACCATTGGTTTTGGAGCCACTGCTTCTCTCATGTCGGCCATGATCATCGGCGCTTGCAACGCAATTGCCACTCTAGTCTCCATATTCACTGTTGACAAGTTCGGGAGACGTACCCTTTTCTTAGAAGGAGGGGCACAAATGCTTATCTGTCaggtaacattttctttttccgaCATAATCTTTGTGAAAATCTTCAAACtctttttattgatatattataattaatattgtatttttatttggtttggtGTAGATTCTGATAGCTATGGCGATTGGACTCAAATTTGGAATTGATGGAAACCCAGGAGTGTTGCCAAAGTGGTATGCTATCATGGTTGTGTGCGGCATATGTATCTACGTTGCAGGATTTGCATGGTCTTGGGGTCCTTTAGGGTGGTTGGTTCCGAGTGAAATTTTTCCGCTTGAGGTGCGATCAGCTGCACAAAGTGTTAATGTTTCTGTTAACATGATCTTTACCTTTGTCATTGCACAAATTTTCACCACAATGCTCTGTCACATGAAATTTGGACTCTTCATGTTCTTTGCATGCTTTGTCTTTGCGATGACAATATTCATCTTCAAACTTCTACCTGAGACTAAAGGGGTTCCCATCGAAGAAATGCACATTGTATGGCAGAGTCATCCCTACTGGAAAAAGTTTGTTACTCCAAACGCTTCTCCAGAATCCGTGTGTTAGAGGATGAACAATTGGTTATGGTTTTTTGTATTAAGACCATTGGtagtagattttttatttttttatttttggtttgatATTCTCAATTTCTTCCATGTAAGGGCTACCAATAATagtacattaatattattttctatgtttaacattttatgaataagttttatatattatgattagcacaaccattattataataatattttattctataatattttcttaattatcaataaaattacaaattattttcaagtaataaaaaataaaaatttaaatgaaatgatacaaCCATTGTAGTGTTTGTGTTTCAGTGAGTGTGTGTTGCTGTTAGAGTCATATTAGTGGTGTTTGTAGTTAAAAAGTTTTGTAGATTTTTAGCAAAACTTCAAACggccataacttttgctctggttatcgaAACAGgacaaattttatatcaatttggggtagaatttaataacattattttagtcCAACATAAgatttcaattagaaaatttaaattttatcaaattaaataaaaaaataactttttgattagatttttatttaatactacTGTTTATCTtctagaataatataatttagtaatattttatttacctttatttttataacacaagatttcaattaaaaaacttttaaattttataaaattaaatataaaaagatatttttctttagttttcaatttaaaatattttgaaaatatttcaatatctttattttttttctcatttttttaatttaattcaattaatataatactttaatgtaatttatttatttggaaacTTCGTTTCATTAATCTTTTTCTTACCTTCTTCCTGTAGTAAAAgatttcaactaaaaaaatttaaaatttcattaaattaaataaaagggcaaccttttatttttcttagtcaaaaatatttatctatttataaatatttctcaattttttcaatacaaatatactacaagttttttaattaattatatattttattctttagaaaaccatattttactaatttcttattaatttttttatatcacaatattggaattaaaaaactttaaaattttatcaaattaaataaaaaaaattatttggttttgaatttaaaatgttttgaaaatattcatgcatttttttaatttattttgacatatttttaatataattttattataagatttttatttaattctattatctttatcttttagaaaagattatttgaatgatattttccttatcttcttccttgtagtacaatatttcaattagaaaacttaaaatgttatcaaattaaataaaaaataataatctttt
Protein-coding regions in this window:
- the LOC114172920 gene encoding sugar transport protein 1-like, translated to MPGAFISSGPSESKNYPGKLTVRVFVACFVAAFGGLIFGYDLGISGGVTSMDPFLKKFFPEVYAKENNIKPSDNQYCKFDSQTLTLFTSSLYLAALVASVLASTVTQLTGRRAIMFCGGMLFLAGALLNGFAQHVWMLIVGRILLGFGIGCANQSVPIYMSEVAPYKYRGALNMMFQLAITIGIFVANVLNYIFAKMENGEGWRYSLGCAIVPAIMIMFGAIILPDSPSSLIERGLDEKAKKELIKIRGTTDIDQEFEDLMAASESSKAVKHPWVSLLKRQYRPQLTFAIAIPFFQQLTGMNVIMFYAPILFKTIGFGATASLMSAMIIGACNAIATLVSIFTVDKFRRRTLFLEGGAQMLICQILIAMAIGLKFGIDGNPGVLPKWYAIMVVCGICIYVAGFAWSWGPLGWLVPSEIFPLEVRSAAQSVNVSVNMIFTFVIAQIFTTMLCHMKFGLFMFFACFVFAMTIFIFKLLPETKGVPIEEMHIVWQSHPYWKKFVTPNASPESVC
- the LOC114172921 gene encoding sugar transport protein 1-like, whose product is MPGAFISSGPSESKNYPGKLTVRVFVACFVAAFGGLIFGYDLGISGGVTSMDPFLKKFFPEVYAKENNIKPSDNQYCKFDSQTLTLFTSSLYLAALVASVLASTVTRLTGRRAIMFCGGLLFLAGALLNGFAQHVWMLIVGRILLGFGIGCANQSVPIYMSEVAPYKYRGALNMMFQLAITIGIFVANVLNYIFAKMENGEGWRYSLGCAIVPAIMIMFGAIILPDSPSSLIERGLDEKAKKELIKIRGTTDIDQEFEDLMAASESSKAVKHPWVSLLKRQYRPQLAFAIAIPFFQQLTGMNVIMFYAPILFKTIGFGATASLMSAMIIGACNAIATLVSIFTVDKFGRRTLFLEGGAQMLICQILIAMAIGLKFGIDGNPGVLPKWYAIMVVCGICIYVAGFAWSWGPLGWLVPSEIFPLEVRSAAQSVNVSVNMIFTFVIAQIFTTMLCHMKFGLFMFFACFVFAMTIFIFKLLPETKGVPIEEMHIVWQSHPYWKKFVTPNASPESVC